A segment of the Methanothermococcus thermolithotrophicus DSM 2095 genome:
TTGTGAAAAAGGCATTATTGCTTATATTGGGTGTTATCGTAGCATTTTCTGGATGTGTTGATAATCAACCAGATGTAAAAATAACAAACTTTGAAGATCTAGGAAACGATGGAGTAACAATATCCATAGGAAACCCAGATCACGTTCCAGCAGGAAAATATGCGGTCAAAGTCATAGATAACTTGAAAAGATCGAATCCAGAACTTGCAGATAAAATATTAAAAAACGTGGTTTCAAAAGATGCCAATGTTAGGGCAGTTTTGGATAAAGTAGTTTCAAAAGAAGTGGATGCAGGATTTGTTTATAGAACCGATGCGTTTATGGAAAAAGATAAAGTAGAAATCATTACAATTCCAAAAGAAATTAATGTAGTCCCTGAATATCCTATTGCAGTATTAAAAGACAGTGATAATAAAAAAGAATCAAATGAGTTTGTGAAATTTGTTCTTTCAAAAGAAGGGCAGGAAATACTAACAAAATATGGGTTTGTAAGTCCAATAGATAACCCAAAACCTTACAGTCCTGAAAAAATTGAAGGAACTATTGTAGTTTATGCTGCTGCGTCATTAACAGATGCATTTAAAGATATAGGAAATGAATTTGAAAAAGAGACAGGATGTAAAGTAAAATTATTATTTGCGAGCTCAGGTTCTCTGAGGCAGAAAATAGAAGGTGGAGCAGTAGGTGGAGAAAGTGGAGCAGATGTATTTGCTTCAGCAAGTTTAAAACATATGAATCTTCTTGAAAATGAAGGATCTGTAGAAGACCACACCATATTTGCAAAGAATGAACTTGTAGTTATAACTCCAAAACAATAATTCCAAAGAATATCCTGCAAAACAAGTGGTGGACATGCGACTAATAATCTTTAGATTTTTGATGGGGCTAAGTATTGGTGTATTTATTTTATTGGTAATCATGCCCTTTGTGGCATTATTATTCAACATATTTTCAAGCCCTTTAGATATGACTATTGATTACCAATCAATACTACGTCCCTTAATTTTAAGTGTAACTACTTCTCTTGTATCAACGTTAATCTCACTTTTTGTTGGGATTCCACTGGCATATATACTCACTTACAAAAAATTTCCACTGAAAGAAATATTTGATACCATTGTTAACCTCCCTCTCGTAGTACCTCCAACTGTTGCAGGATATTTGCTTTTAATAACTTTTGGAAGGTACGGATTGGTGGGATACCCACTACATGTATTGGGGATCACGATAATGTTCACGACTTTTGCAATTGTTATGGCCCAGACGTTTGTAGCCCTTCCT
Coding sequences within it:
- the modA gene encoding molybdate ABC transporter substrate-binding protein produces the protein MKKALLLILGVIVAFSGCVDNQPDVKITNFEDLGNDGVTISIGNPDHVPAGKYAVKVIDNLKRSNPELADKILKNVVSKDANVRAVLDKVVSKEVDAGFVYRTDAFMEKDKVEIITIPKEINVVPEYPIAVLKDSDNKKESNEFVKFVLSKEGQEILTKYGFVSPIDNPKPYSPEKIEGTIVVYAAASLTDAFKDIGNEFEKETGCKVKLLFASSGSLRQKIEGGAVGGESGADVFASASLKHMNLLENEGSVEDHTIFAKNELVVITPKQ
- the modB gene encoding molybdate ABC transporter permease subunit, encoding MRLIIFRFLMGLSIGVFILLVIMPFVALLFNIFSSPLDMTIDYQSILRPLILSVTTSLVSTLISLFVGIPLAYILTYKKFPLKEIFDTIVNLPLVVPPTVAGYLLLITFGRYGLVGYPLHVLGITIMFTTFAIVMAQTFVALPFMVRSIRASLQDISPSLIDAAKTLGASDYEIFKEIILPLSKAGIISGIILTYARAIGEFGATVMVCGLLDTLPIAIFNNALSGNRDIANILSLILIVISFGILALFKRIAAKD